The sequence AGCTAAACCAAACTTCCGTTTGAAACAGAGACTCTAGCATCAAGGGATCTCAGTATCTCCTCTCCCATTCTCTTGCAACCTACCAATGTCTGTCCAAGAAACCAAGTTGCCTTATTATCTTCAATTTTGgttagaaaaaagaaagaaaaaagaaaggatAACTTACCGTTCCAGGAGTGAGAATGTCACGAGTTCTGAATCCGCGGTCCAAGACATCTGAAACTGCCTTCTCGATCCTCTGTGCAGCGTTTTCCTCTTTCAGTCCGTACCTGAAAAGCATTGCAGCTGATAGAACAGCTGCCAAGGGGTTCACTGTGTCCTGCAGTCCGCAATGTGTTGAAAATGCTTATATACACAGGAGTGGTTTTCACATTCagcatcatatatattatatatacatatatgaagaTTGTGAGTATACCTTTCCGTAGTGTTTAGGTGCAGATCCATGCACGGGTTCAAAGATTCCAGGTCCCTGTAACCCATCAGCATATGAGAAATCCAATATTCTtttatcaagaaaaaaacaGGATTTGAATCATACTGAATCACCAAGGGCAGCAGATGGAAGCAATCCTACACTTCCAGGGATCATGGCCGCAAGATCAGAGAGGATATCACCAAACATGACTCCAGTCAAAATGGTATCGAACTAAGAACATCGCAAGATTGAACGCAAATTGTAAGAATCATTGTAGCCTAGACAGGATAtcaccaaaccaaaaaaaagtgTTACTAAAAGAAAACCTGTCTTGGGTACCGAACAAGATCCATCGCAGCGGTGTCAATAAGCAAATGACTCACTTCAACCTCGGGATACTCTAAGCCCATTGCTGTGACTCTTTTCCTCCACAACATTGATCCCTGCTCTCAGAGAAGGTTTAAGAAAAAGCATGAATTATGAATCTATctcattgtttttattattcagCTAGTAGAAGTTTTATGCAAATAACAAGAGTTTTTTACCTCAAGGATAGTAGCCTTGTCAACAGAGCAAAGTTTACTGCGCCGTTGCTTGGCAATATCAAATGCAACACGAGCAATGTGATCAACCTAAGCAGAACCAGCATGATATTTATTGACCAGCTCCTCAGTTAACAAGACAACATGTAAACTTTTTGcaagaagacaaaaaaaaaatcaacaaaaacagTATACCTCACTTGCAGAGTAGGACTCAGTGCAAAAGCCAACTTCGTCACCTTGTTCATTAGTGGTAAACCCCCGAGGGTGCGCATTGTAAATACCTATTTTCAGCAAAAGAAAGACACCATCTTTCATAACGAAAAGCAAATCTCTGTCTCTATGTGAATAACAATGGTGACTGACCTCCAGTAAGCTCCCGGATGATCATAATGTCAACCCCTTCGGCCGTGTCTTTTCTCAGATACGTCGAATCAACCAGCTGAGAGACACGTCCCAAAGTTCAAAGAAGATCAAATTACCGAAACAGTGATGAACAATGATGTGTCTGTGAGATACCTGAGGGAACACAGTGATGGGCCTTAAATTGGAAAACACTTCAAGACCCGCACGAAGCTGCAACAGCGCCGTTATAGGCTTCAAGTGCTTCGGACTGTTATCCCATTTCGGCCTTCAATcccaataaataataaataaaaaaacttaactaTTACTgtttatcagaaaaaaaaaaaaaaaaaaaacaaatcaactaAGATGAGCACGTGCCATCCAACAGCCCCGAGAAGAACAGCATCCGACTGCTTTGCCTTTCTCAATGTTTCCTCCGGTAGTGGAACTCCGACGAGTTCCAAAGCAGCACCTCCTATGGGCAGCTCCTCGAACCTCAAATCTAGCCCTGATACATGTATTGATGATGCAAAGAGACATCAAAGTTTGAATCTTCCGTGAATACAGTTCGAAGGTCAAGCAATTTTGGCgtcatgagagagagagaaggaaccTTCGAGCGATCCAGCTAGACGAAGAGCGTCCACGGCGACGGGGATGACTTCATTGCCGACGCCATCGCCGGGAAGCACCGCTATGGTGTACCGTTTATTCGGTGGGTTGGCGGCGCATCTGATCACAGAAGCTCTCCTAAAGGTCTGTTTGGTAGCGGAGATAAACGCAATCGGAAGCTGTGTAGTGATGACGTGTAATCCTAGAGCTCCCGCCATTTAGTTCGGACTAGAGAAAGCTTTTAGATTATGAATGAGTGGGAGAGTCAAAGAAGCGCAGATCATCTGCTTATGTAGGAGAATTGCATTTGAAATGCCATTCAGCCTTcagttcagatttttttttttgtttttttttctacaaaaGAAAAAGCAGATTTGCCACATGCAGTAATATCCGTTTACACATTTGGTGATTGATATTCaccccccctttttttttttttttcttttatgacTAGTAAATAATTTTGccacaaattattaatatatttaatatcttATAAATAACAccattttcattatattttcttacaacttttacaatattttaccccaaaaaaaatttacaatacAAAAAATTCTCATTTTCTTTTTGTCTCTCTATCTTATTTTTGtcatataaattatacatttatcaaattatttatatgatgtctgtgtttttaactatttatgtaaataaatagtattgtagtttatatatatatatatatatattttaatggaaGATAGATGTATTTGgttaattactattattttcatattttgatattGTTATTTGtgaattgtatatatatatatatatattatattgtggTTTTTGttgtcatttttattatttgaatatcttcatttatatattaactTGCAAATCACTTGGCCAACAAAATTCTAACACATGGCActggtttttaaaataaaaataaaaataaaaagtaatcgATTGTTTTTTTTCATCCCCTATTTTTCAGCAATTCAAACTACctaaattcttatttttttctcagaATTTTGATCCCACTTTTCGATCTGTTTTTCCATTATCAAACTGCTTTCTTCCCCATATAATGCTATCGTCTTCGAGCTCACCATATTACTCTTCATTTTCTCTATATCATCATTGTTTCAAATTTTAGAGTATCAATATAGTAAAGaactcaaaaaaattaatgcatTTCTTTTTTGTCCTTATTCTATAAAGTTTCAAACTGAAAATAGCACTTGAGTATACACTAGTCTGGTGTccaagtttataaaaaaaactggaAACAAATTTTATCGGCAAAGAATGTAACAAAATAGCTGTACTTCTTTtctctatatattgtttttCATATCTGTTTTGTGACTTATATTAGAAAAATTATGTTATCTATTTGTTACAGATGTAGAAAACGTAgttgaaacaaaatattgtctattaataagaaacaaaatagaaaggaaagaagaagaaaaatatgtaCCCATTAAGAGTGTTTTGAATTTAAAAGATAATGAACATGTTTGGAAAAATTGTGAAGAAAAATATCAAATGTGTTTTTCTGAACACTAAAATATGTGGATATTGTTTCCATACTTTCTATTAGGTTTCTACTAGGtctcaaaatatcaaaataggtataaatttttaataatgttataatttataattattttatttttttataataaaaaatacaaatttatgttCATTTACAAGACAAATACAAAGAAACTGGATGAATCAAATACAATActttaaactatatttatatgtgttggtaagatatcttaatttataaacATAAGATGCTTGCAAACagatatctatttttttttaatataagaaatattgTTTTACCATTTccaaatttttagttttaatgaaaccaaatatatgtatttatatactatttaattaaaataataatgtctTCTAATTATAATTACAGATAAAGATATATTAGTaaatcatttaaatatataattattttatccaTGCTATGCATGAGATTAACACtagtttatatactaaagcacaagtcacttTACCAATCTATTTATGCCACATgtttattgttaaaaaaaatttggaaaaaaattaaaataaaaatagttctaAAACAAGCACTTTATTCTACAGCTAaataaaaaaagtgaaaataaaaaatttccaCCTTCTTCTCATATACATTACATCAACTCCATACATCAACTTCTACAAACAATTTAATTTAttccacaaaaataaaatatatgctttcatattttctttttctctgaAGAAAGATGAACTTCAATCTGATGGGCTGTAAAGGTTTTGAAGTCGACGAGAGTTCATGAATAATAGAAGAGAAGATGGACTCCAATTTTGCTTAGCTAATTCACCCTTTAGTTAATAGGTCAGATGCAAaactttgattaatattttttttgttttccttttttcccTTTAACCATCAAATAATGCTGAAAACATTTTAAGATTGACAACTTTTGAGTAgtattttatatgataataAATATCATGGGTAGTATATAAGCATGTATGGATGCTTGAGGCCATTTTTAATCTGCTAAAACAAAATGAAAGTAATATAAGTAATTTGTTAAATATGTTTACACTGTAATATTATCATACAGATTGGTCAACCAATTATAATACCTAAATTATGCAACATTTCTCTTAGTAATTGTTTTAAAGTATAGATATACTAAAATGACATAACTTTTTGAGATATTTCCATCGAAACAATCCTTCTCattgtttaaatataatttcatgtAAAATAAACATTAGTTTTTATGGTTACACAGTTAAGTTGAACTAGAAACAAATGtttgttattaatttataaataaacaaaaaataacatttatattttattgaaaagtaaTTAATACCCATGCGTAGCATGGGTGAAACACACTAGTATAATCTATTTTGTTTGAATAGTTTTTTATCATTATAATCTGTAATAAACTGTTTGATCTACATTTTTCTTACATGATCTGCACGTGATCCACTtgatcaacatattttttttgattcAACATCACTTGAATTGTTTTTACCATTCGAAGtctagtttctttttaaaaggCTAAAACGAATTCAATGTAGTATTTGaattttgtcttcttctctttccaTCTAAGACTTTTTTTATTCAATATTGTCTATCAAAAACAATAGCTTAATAGTTGATATGGTACATCGCATCAAGAAAGCCAAAACAAGCTCTTGAGAAAATAATGTAACCGACAGAAATATGATTTGACAATTACGATTACAATAAAAATCAATGGTGAATTCCGATTGGTTGGATGATGACAATACATTGATATCAAGCTAATCTTGTTTCGCGCTTGTTATCAATCAAAGTGTTTTCCCCCATCACAACTGTATATTTCAATTTTGTCTTCAAActgtatattttactttatatgtctaattaatatattctcttgtaaattaaataaattattttaacattAGTCAAATCTCAAATGCATCATCATATAATctgtaatatattatatatgatgaTTAACTACATGCAACATATGTGATATAATTAACAACTTATCGAACAACGCCTCCACGATGCAGCTCTCCCCCTAAAGCACGGATCACAGACAATTCTGCATGTATGACATCTTCGATGAACATTCTCTCTTCATAGCACACGACCACAACGGCTCTGCATACAACACTATGGAACGTTCGATTAGCTTTGCATCCtaaatctgcaataaattgcatctTTTGAGAATAATTAGTATATTATTTTGTGCAAATAATTACTTGCGTCTTGTGAGCATATATGTTATGTACACAAATTTTTGCTTCATAAATTATATcatgttattatattatatatttgccTTGTCGATTTCAATTATATGagttattatcatttttttgtcaacgagctattatcatatttgttttcatAAAACCTTACCTCGGAATCTTTTATTTTGTATCTAGCAGCCGTTAACTTTTCATCTCAGTTTCCATCTCTCCGGCTGTCGGTGTTCCTTGCCGTCACCGGAGAAGGCATCTCATCTCTCTATTTTTATTCTTTGGGCTTGACTGCGTGTTTCTGGCAAATTTTGTTGTGGTTCGATATGTGGAGTGGTTTCTCGAGTCTTCTCCATCCTTTTCATTGCAAGCCTCGTGCCTTGGATCTTTGTCTACTTCGCTGCAGTGATCGTAGATATGCAATTATGGTGTTGTTCGCAAGTTCTGAGGTGAATTTTTCCGGCTCTAGTCCAACGGTTTGGAATTTTGGGTCATGTTTTCTTAAATTTACGAAGTCGTAAGGTGAACTTCGAAAGCTTCATACTCTTATCAAAACGGAAGTGATAGGTTCTTAGTGTTGTTTCTCGGTATATAGATGATTTCAACTTTGGTTATGACAATAAATGCAAGTCTTCTCAGGTTTCAATTCTGCTTTTTGAGCTCAAGAAGAAAACAGTTCAAACTCAACCTTATCAGTGCTATTTTTTTACGTTTCGATGGATCTTGGTTGGGAGCAGTCTTTGTTGTCTTGCTCTTTATTGTGAAGCTATCATATGGTATCTACTGGTGTTACTGTTTAGTCTTCACTCGTTATGGCGTTCAATTATCTTTCATTGAATAGTTTTTTGTTAGATTTCTCCATGTGTATAGATGACATCCTTCATCATTAACTCTTTCATTTTGATATACAAACCCATCGTTATAAATAAAAACCTTATGTTGTACAAGTTCTCCTAAAGGACAGATGGGGTTAATGTTCTGTacattaacaatatatttaaaaaaagctAACACACTAGCCAAAAAGGGCTCACA comes from Brassica rapa cultivar Chiifu-401-42 chromosome A02, CAAS_Brap_v3.01, whole genome shotgun sequence and encodes:
- the LOC103853243 gene encoding 3-isopropylmalate dehydrogenase 2, chloroplastic produces the protein MAGALGLHVITTQLPIAFISATKQTFRRASVIRCAANPPNKRYTIAVLPGDGVGNEVIPVAVDALRLAGSLEGLDLRFEELPIGGAALELVGVPLPEETLRKAKQSDAVLLGAVGWPKWDNSPKHLKPITALLQLRAGLEVFSNLRPITVFPQLVDSTYLRKDTAEGVDIMIIRELTGGIYNAHPRGFTTNEQGDEVGFCTESYSASEVDHIARVAFDIAKQRRSKLCSVDKATILEGSMLWRKRVTAMGLEYPEVEVSHLLIDTAAMDLVRYPRQFDTILTGVMFGDILSDLAAMIPGSVGLLPSAALGDSGPGIFEPVHGSAPKHYGKDTVNPLAAVLSAAMLFRYGLKEENAAQRIEKAVSDVLDRGFRTRDILTPGTTLVGCKRMGEEILRSLDARVSVSNGSLV